One Spirochaetaceae bacterium genomic window carries:
- a CDS encoding zinc-binding dehydrogenase: protein MAPRTARAAVYDAPNTPFVIRRYPLRDARRDEVLVRVTMSTICRSDIHSYHGHRPNPCPGILGHEIIGVIDQLGADIETDLRGDPVAVGDRITWTEYFHHGPSYYREVHDLPQKSVGVRKYGHDLVADDPHFLGGFAEYCYVLPGTGILRLPDELSDEEATPINCGVATVVAITEATRIGMGDVVAVQGLGLLGLYACAIAKARGARRVVGLDSVGDRLAAAGKFGADAVIDVSGRDSHDVVAAVRELAPPDGVDAVIEVCGNAAVIPDGLAMLRVGGRYTLGGIVTPDADVTIDANVLVKKWITLRGIHNYHPRHLVQALDFVVANRNRFPFREVVDARFTLDQLDEAFRRAAERTVLRAAVVP, encoded by the coding sequence GTGGCACCGCGTACGGCCCGCGCCGCCGTCTACGACGCACCCAACACGCCGTTCGTCATCCGCCGCTATCCGTTGCGCGATGCGCGCCGCGACGAGGTCCTGGTACGGGTCACGATGTCGACCATCTGCCGCTCCGACATCCACTCCTACCACGGGCACCGACCCAACCCGTGCCCGGGGATCCTCGGCCACGAGATCATCGGCGTCATCGATCAGCTCGGGGCGGACATCGAGACCGATCTGCGCGGCGACCCGGTGGCGGTCGGTGACCGCATCACCTGGACCGAGTACTTTCACCACGGCCCGTCCTACTACCGGGAGGTTCACGACCTGCCGCAGAAGTCGGTGGGCGTAAGAAAATACGGGCACGACCTGGTGGCCGACGACCCGCACTTCCTGGGCGGCTTCGCCGAGTACTGCTACGTCCTGCCCGGCACCGGCATCCTGAGGCTCCCCGACGAGCTGAGCGACGAGGAGGCGACCCCGATCAACTGCGGCGTCGCCACCGTCGTCGCGATCACGGAGGCGACGCGGATCGGGATGGGCGACGTCGTGGCCGTCCAGGGACTGGGCCTTTTGGGGCTGTACGCGTGCGCCATCGCCAAGGCGCGCGGCGCCCGGCGCGTGGTCGGCCTCGACAGCGTGGGAGACCGCCTCGCGGCGGCCGGCAAGTTCGGCGCGGATGCCGTGATCGACGTTTCCGGCCGTGACTCGCACGACGTGGTGGCCGCGGTACGCGAGCTGGCACCGCCCGACGGCGTCGACGCGGTGATCGAGGTGTGCGGCAATGCCGCCGTGATTCCGGACGGACTGGCGATGCTGCGGGTCGGCGGCCGCTACACCCTGGGCGGCATCGTCACCCCCGATGCCGACGTCACCATCGATGCCAACGTGCTGGTGAAGAAGTGGATCACCCTGCGCGGCATCCACAACTACCACCCGCGGCACCTGGTTCAGGCGCTGGACTTCGTGGTAGCCAACCGCAACCGGTTTCCGTTCCGGGAGGTCGTCGACGCCCGGTTCACGCTCGACCAGCTCGACGAGGCGTTCCGGCGGGCGGCCGAGCGCACGGTCCTGCGTGCCGCTGTCGTTCCCTGA